One region of Vitis vinifera cultivar Pinot Noir 40024 chromosome 1, ASM3070453v1 genomic DNA includes:
- the LOC100262925 gene encoding protein FAR-RED IMPAIRED RESPONSE 1 isoform X1: MLAYLSPLRGPLTICILQPKPRQFFIWAHVGAQSHYGRVRDENMKKREYGFPLPCPNLRNSEIKLPYSPQNPLCFTRSSFTDDDEVSFISCTFVKKKEKEKKESLWNIFVFSMGIDLEQPSGEHQKIDNRPNVNINMVDAGEEVQGRNEVTMNPPKGNNKENTGPNVSRRVLDGRQKAHAGDGVDANFSKNLEPHDGMEFDSKEEAFSFYKEYAKSVGFATIIKASRRSRISGKFIDAKFVCTRYGNKRESSTAETTQPISSTDGTTSIPVKRKRGRINRSWSKTDCKACMHVKRRQDGRWIIRSFIKEHNHEIFPDQAYYFRGHRNINLGNTNVDALHAIRARTKKMYVTMSRQAGGYKKVENQKGSTINQFDSGQHLALEEGDAQVMLDHFMYMQDENPNFFYAIDLNEDQRLRNVFWVDARGRLDYGNFSDVVFFDTTYIKNEYKLPFAPFIGVNHHFQFVLLGCALIADETKSTLVWLMRSWLRAMGGQAPRVILTDQDKALKEAIAEVFPESRHCFCLWHILSKIPEKLSCVVRQHETFMSKFNKCVFKSWTDEQFEKRWRKMVDRFDLRNDIWFQSLYEDREQWVPTFMQDLFLAGMSTTQRSESVNCFFDKYVQRKTTLKEFVENYKTILQEKYEEEAKADFETWHKQPGLKSPSPFGKQMATLYTHAIFKKFQVEVLGVVACHPKKESEDGATITFRVQDFEENQDFIVLWNETKSDISCLCRSFEYNGFLCRHVMIVLQMSGVHNIPSHYILKRWTKDAKSRQTTRQGSDAVESRVQRYNDLCRRAFKLGDEGSLSQETYKIAFNALEEALRKCESINNSIQSAVEPNSLLTHGFHDFEEVNQGNGSAKANKKNSMSKKRKANPEQEIITIGMQDSWQQMGHSNLRAPTLDCSYETQEGMQGMEQLNSRASTLDGYFGTQQIMQGMGQLNSMAATRDDYYSQQSMQGLGQLNSIAPMHDAHYVSQQRLHGLGQLHFRPQTIQSCFDIQDSLQDMVFEWVSRYCLAFAFIDFSKWSCLLQDQSNMGPVQMHGMASKHLHAKHLTR, from the exons GTACATttgtaaaaaagaaagaaaaagaaaagaaagaatctctttggaatatttttgttttctcaatggGAATAGATCTTGAACAGCCATCAGGAGAACATCAAAAGATAGACAATAGACCAAATGTGAATATTAATATGGTGGATGCTGGAGAAGAAGTGCAAGGTAGAAATGAAGTAACCATGAATCCTCCTAAGggaaacaataaagaaaatacagGCCCAAATGTGAGTCGAAGGGTATTGGATGGTAGACAGAAAGCACATGCTGGAGATGGAGTGGATGcgaatttttctaaaaatttagaACCCCATGATGGCATGGAATTTGATTCGAAGGAGGAAGCTTTTTCATTCTATAAAGAATATGCCAAGTCTGTGGGATTTGCCACCATAATAAAAGCCAGCCGTCGATCAAGAATATCTGGGAAATTCATTGATGCAAAATTTGTATGTACTAGATATGGAAATAAGCGAGAATCTAGTACAGCTGAAACAACACAACCCATTTCAAGTACAGATGGTACCACAAGTATTCCGGTCAAGAGAAAACGAGGTAGAATTAATCGGTCTTGGTCAAAAACAGATTGCAAGGCTTGTATGCATGTTAAGAGAAGGCAAGATGGAAGATGGATTATACGCAGTTTCATAAAGGAGCATAACCATGAAATTTTTCCAGACCAAGCCTATTATTTTCGAGGTCATAGGAATATAAATCTAGGCAATACTAATGTCGATGCCTTGCATGCTATCCGGGCTAGGACAAAAAAGATGTATGTAACAATGTCCAGACAGGCTGGTGGGTATAAGAAAGTTGAGAATCAAAAGGGCAGCACCATAAATCAATTTGATAGTGGACAGCATTTGGCTTTAGAGGAGGGAGATGCACAAGTAATGCTCGACCATTTCATGTATATGCAAGATGAGAATCCTAACTTTTTCTATGCAATAGATTTGAATGAAGATCAACGTTTGAGAAATGTTTTTTGGGTTGATGCCAGAGGTAGGCTTGATTATGGAAATTTCAGTGATGTAGTTTTCTTCGATACTACATATATCAAGAACGAATATAAATTGCCTTTTGCACCTTTTATCGGGGTGAACCATCACTTTCAGTTCGTGTTGCTCGGATGTGCTTTAATTGCAGATGAGACTAAATCAACACTTGTTTGGTTGATGCGGTCATGGCTTCGAGCAATGGGTGGACAGGCTCCAAGAGTGATACTTACTGACCAAGACAAAGCCTTGAAAGAAGCTATTGCAGAGGTCTTTCCAGAATCTCGTCACTGTTTTTGCTTGTGGCATATATTAAGCAAGATTCCTGAAAAGCTCAGTTGTGTGGTGAGGCAACATGAAACTTTTATGAGCAAATTTAACAAGTGTGTTTTTAAGTCTTGGACAGATGAGCagtttgaaaagagatggcggAAAATGGTTGACAGATTTGACCTAAGAAATGACATATGGTTTCAATCATTGTATGAAGATCGTGAGCAATGGGTGCCTACATTCATGCAAGACTTGTTTTTGGCTGGAATGTCTACAACTCAACGGTCGGAAAGTGTAAACTGTTTCTTCGACAAGTACGTACAAAGAAAAACTACATTGAAGGAGTTTGTGGAAAACTACAAAACAATTCTACAGGAGAAGTATGAAGAGGAAGCAAAAGCAGATTTTGAGACTTGGCATAAACAACCAGGATTGAAATCTCCTTCACCATTCGGAAAACAAATGGCAACATTGTACACACATGCAATATTCAAGAAATTCCAAGTTGAGGTTTTGGGAGTAGTTGCTTGTCATCCCaaaaaagaaagtgaagatGGAGCAACCATTACATTTAGGGTTCAAGATTTTGAAGAGAATCAAGATTTCATTGTGTTGTGGAATGAAACAAAGTCAGATATTTCTTGTTTATGCCGTTCATTTGAATACAATGGTTTTCTTTGTAGACATGTGATGATTGTTCTGCAAATGTCTGGGGTGCATAACATCCCATCTCACTATATATTGAAACGTTGGACGAAGGATGCAAAGAGTAGACAAACCACAAGACAAGGGTCAGATGCGGTTGAGTCTAGGGTGCAACGATACAATGATCTATGCCGACGGGCTTTTAAATTGGGTGATGAAGGGTCTTTATCCCAAGAGACTTACAAAATTGCATTCAATGCACTGGAAGAAGCCTTGAGAAAGTGCGAGAGTATAAATAACTCAATTCAGAGTGCAGTGGAGCCAAACTCACTGCTCACTCATGGTTTTCATGACTTTGAAGAGGTGAACCAAGGTAATGGTTCAGccaaagctaacaaaaagaacaGTATgtccaaaaaaagaaag gCAAATCCAGAGCAAGAGATAATAACCATTGGCATGCAGGACAGCTGGCAGCAAATG GGACACTCAAATTTACGAGCACCAACCCTTGATTGTTCTTATGAAACACAAGAGGGCATGCAAGGGATG GAACAACTAAACTCAAGAGCTTCAACTCTTGATGGCTATTTTGGCACTCAACAAATTATGCAAGGAATG GGACAATTAAACTCAATGGCTGCAACACGTGATGATTATTATAGCCAACAGAGCATGCAGGGACTG GGACAATTGAACTCAATTGCACCTATGCATGATGCTCACTACGTTTCTCAACAAAGGCTGCATGGGCTg GGGCAGTTACATTTCAGACCACAAACTATACAGAGTTGTTTTGACATCCAGGACAGTTTGCAAGACATGGTATTTGAATGGGTTTCTCGGTATTGCTTAGCCTTTGCTTTCATAGATTTCTCAAAGTGGTCATGCTTGTTGCAGGACCAGTCCAATATGGGACCTGTGCAGATGCATGGCATGGCATCAAAACATTTGCATGCGAAACACCTAACTCGTTAG